In one window of Archocentrus centrarchus isolate MPI-CPG fArcCen1 chromosome 11, fArcCen1, whole genome shotgun sequence DNA:
- the pithd1 gene encoding PITH domain-containing protein 1 produces the protein MSGHGHGHGHGHGCGCAGEHEPAERGLEYGLFQRIDLEKLQCLNESRDGDGKLVFKPWDKRKERDKFVESDADEELLFNIPFTGSVKLKGIIISGEDDSSHPAEIRLYKNIPQMSFDDTGREPEQAFRLNRDPGAELEYPTKIARFSSVQHLSIHISRNFGAESTRVYYIGLRGEYSEAHRHEVTICNYEATANPADHKVESIIPQTNFIS, from the exons ATGTCTGGGCACGGGCACGGTCATGGTCACGGGCACGGCTGCGGGTGCGCGGGTGAGCATGAGCCCGCAGAGAGGGGCCTGGAGTACGGACTGTTTCAGCGGATCGACCTGGAGAAGCTGCAGTGTCTCAACGAGAGCCGGGACGGAGATGGCAAGCTGGTGTTCAAACCATGGGACAAGCGGAAAGAGCGGGACAAG TTCGTGGAGAGCGACGCAGATGAAGAGCTGCTGTTCAACATCCC TTTTACGGGCAGCGTGAAGCTTAAAGGCATCATCATCTCCGGTGAAGACGATAGCTCTCATCCAGCTGAGATACGACT ctaCAAGAACATCCCTCAGATGTCCTTTGATGACACCGGCAGAGAGCCTGAACAGGCTTTCAGACTCAACAGAGATCCTGGCGCTGAGCTGGAGTACCCAACAAA GATTGCTCGTTTTTCCAGCGTTCAGCACCTCTCCATCCACATCTCGAGGAACTTCGGAGCAGAGAGCACCCGGGTGTACTACATCGGCCTCAGAGGAGAGTATTCAGAG GCTCACAGACACGAAGTGACCATCTGTAACTACGAGGCCACAGCAAATCCTGCAGATCACAAAGTGGAGAGCATCATCCCGCAAACCAACTTCATTTCCTGA